The following coding sequences lie in one Thermodesulfobacteriota bacterium genomic window:
- the tssA gene encoding type VI secretion system protein TssA: protein MELESLGKEPIAPDQPAGVDFRFDPLFEELQAEVGKLSSLSGPGSIDWGKVATLSTEILAGKSKDLLAASYLAVALIYQRKLEGLALGLKIYQDLLETFWDRLYPTKAKGRMNAVEWWVEKTEAALKQLEGQSTSREQFDLLYERMGKIETFFNEHLEEPPSLRPLFDQLDAFAPPPEKPQEKPQEPSPPKEERPPQPPRPEPETPTVLASAQDAQRLLQQAFQKIREAMNFLQQEDLSNPLPYRWSRILLWSNVEALPPATSGQTRIPPPPAQIKTLLSDLAGKGEHENLVRAAEARLPQFIFWLDLNRYVSEGLAHLGEKYAKAKEAVVGETAYLLHRLPGLETLTFSDGTPFADPATGQWIKEIALKRGGIAEALSPTSSSPSPSEGNLIEKEMEEAQAIIQKGRLLEGIERLQEKFYRSPSQRERLLWRLALVQTLLKNKQARFALPHLDQILREVDFYKLEEYDPELATRSLKVVWVGLSSQSDATSKERASEVLQRIAKLNLAEAIRLGKA, encoded by the coding sequence ATGGAACTTGAATCCCTCGGTAAGGAACCGATCGCTCCGGATCAACCGGCGGGCGTGGACTTCCGGTTTGATCCCCTCTTCGAAGAGCTTCAGGCAGAAGTGGGCAAACTCTCATCCCTCTCAGGGCCTGGAAGCATCGATTGGGGAAAGGTGGCCACCCTCTCCACGGAGATCCTCGCCGGAAAGTCGAAAGACCTCTTAGCGGCAAGCTATCTGGCCGTGGCCCTCATTTACCAGAGAAAACTCGAGGGGCTCGCCCTCGGCCTGAAGATCTACCAGGATCTCCTCGAAACCTTCTGGGATCGCCTCTATCCGACAAAGGCGAAAGGCCGGATGAACGCGGTCGAATGGTGGGTGGAGAAGACCGAGGCCGCTTTAAAGCAGCTCGAAGGCCAATCCACCTCAAGGGAGCAATTCGATCTCCTCTACGAGAGGATGGGCAAGATCGAGACCTTCTTCAATGAACATCTCGAAGAGCCTCCCTCTCTGAGGCCCCTCTTCGACCAACTCGATGCCTTTGCCCCCCCGCCCGAGAAGCCCCAAGAAAAGCCGCAGGAACCCTCCCCTCCCAAGGAGGAGAGACCCCCCCAACCCCCTCGTCCGGAACCCGAGACACCGACCGTTCTGGCCTCGGCCCAAGATGCGCAAAGGCTGCTCCAGCAGGCCTTTCAGAAGATTCGCGAGGCCATGAACTTCCTCCAACAGGAAGATCTCTCCAACCCTCTGCCTTACCGATGGTCCCGGATCCTCCTCTGGTCGAACGTCGAGGCCTTACCCCCTGCCACCAGTGGCCAGACCCGAATTCCTCCGCCTCCCGCCCAGATAAAGACCCTCTTGTCCGATCTGGCCGGCAAAGGAGAACACGAAAACCTCGTCCGGGCGGCAGAGGCAAGGCTTCCGCAGTTCATCTTCTGGCTCGATCTGAACCGCTATGTCTCCGAAGGATTGGCCCATCTGGGCGAAAAATACGCAAAGGCGAAGGAGGCGGTGGTGGGGGAGACCGCCTACCTCCTTCACCGCCTTCCGGGCCTCGAAACGCTCACCTTTTCCGATGGGACACCGTTTGCAGACCCGGCCACAGGACAATGGATCAAAGAGATCGCATTGAAACGGGGGGGCATCGCGGAGGCCTTGTCCCCGACCTCATCAAGCCCGAGCCCCTCGGAGGGCAATCTTATCGAGAAGGAGATGGAGGAGGCCCAGGCCATCATCCAGAAAGGGAGGTTGCTTGAGGGGATCGAGAGGCTTCAGGAAAAGTTTTATCGAAGCCCCTCCCAACGAGAGAGACTGCTCTGGCGCCTCGCCCTGGTCCAAACCCTTTTGAAAAATAAACAGGCGAGGTTTGCCCTTCCCCACCTGGATCAGATCTTGAGAGAGGTTGACTTTTACAAGCTGGAGGAATATGATCCTGAGTTAGCGACCCGAAGTCTGAAGGTGGTCTGGGTGGGCCTTTCCTCGCAATCCGATGCGACCTCGAAGGAGAGGGCTTCCGAGGTGCTCCAGCGGATTGCAAAACTCAACCTGGCCGAGGCCATCCGTTTGGGGAAAGCCTGA
- the tssB gene encoding type VI secretion system contractile sheath small subunit produces the protein MPKEASVAPKERINIVYRPATGDVKEDVELPLKILIMGDFTGRPDDRPLEKRDPINIDKDNFNEVLKSQGLSLNLAVPNRLSGKPDEEMTVKLQMKSLKDFEPESIVQQVPELKRLLELREALRALRGPLANIPEFRKKVQELIQDESTRKQLLKEMGIGE, from the coding sequence ATGCCGAAAGAAGCATCCGTTGCCCCGAAGGAGAGAATCAACATCGTTTACCGTCCGGCCACAGGCGATGTGAAGGAGGACGTGGAGCTTCCCCTTAAGATCTTGATCATGGGAGACTTCACCGGAAGACCGGACGACCGCCCCCTTGAAAAGAGGGATCCCATCAACATCGACAAGGACAATTTCAACGAGGTGTTGAAATCGCAGGGACTCAGCCTGAACCTTGCCGTCCCCAATCGCCTCTCCGGAAAACCCGACGAGGAGATGACGGTGAAATTACAGATGAAGTCGCTCAAGGATTTCGAGCCCGAGTCGATCGTCCAACAGGTCCCCGAATTGAAAAGGCTGCTGGAGCTGAGGGAGGCCTTGAGGGCCTTGCGCGGACCCCTGGCCAACATCCCCGAATTTCGCAAAAAGGTGCAGGAACTGATCCAGGACGAATCCACCCGAAAGCAGCTCCTCAAGGAGATGGGGATCGGAGAATAA
- the tagF gene encoding type VI secretion system-associated protein TagF: protein MKAVSSWQWSAFGKHPVAADFFWLGHQAPLLKGFSEWVEKGYQGVLSKNPSPQRLHAWRFWARGAQKGHVACGVVRDSSDRIGRPFPLLIVGTGMLEGWEEHWHLMPFACERTWDQIDYLAAFVINDLKKLDQEVRQLRPPLSDWRDFERNRKDSKTLEEEAFSLLGGSEGFCNLKMNPNVDLLNETIHCLDRMRNRTKAAPHAVFLGGTADRTCLALFRHPLQTSDFIQLWSLQANESVYGT from the coding sequence ATGAAGGCGGTCTCCTCCTGGCAGTGGTCCGCGTTCGGAAAGCATCCGGTCGCGGCAGACTTCTTCTGGCTGGGCCATCAAGCTCCCCTGCTCAAAGGATTCTCCGAATGGGTGGAGAAAGGGTATCAGGGTGTTCTCAGCAAAAATCCCTCCCCCCAAAGGCTCCATGCCTGGAGGTTCTGGGCAAGGGGCGCCCAGAAAGGCCATGTCGCCTGCGGGGTCGTACGGGATAGTTCAGACCGGATAGGAAGGCCTTTTCCTCTCTTAATAGTAGGAACGGGGATGCTAGAGGGCTGGGAGGAGCACTGGCATCTCATGCCCTTTGCCTGTGAAAGGACCTGGGATCAGATCGATTATCTGGCGGCCTTCGTGATAAACGATCTTAAAAAGTTGGACCAAGAGGTCCGGCAGCTCCGTCCCCCTCTGTCAGATTGGCGGGACTTCGAAAGGAATCGGAAGGATTCGAAGACACTGGAGGAGGAAGCCTTTTCCCTGTTGGGTGGTTCGGAAGGTTTTTGTAATCTGAAGATGAATCCCAATGTGGACCTCCTGAATGAAACCATCCATTGTCTCGACCGGATGCGGAACCGGACGAAGGCGGCTCCCCATGCGGTCTTTTTGGGAGGGACAGCGGATCGGACCTGTCTGGCCCTTTTCAGGCATCCGCTTCAAACCTCCGATTTCATCCAGCTCTGGTCCCTTCAGGCGAACGAGTCGGTCTATGGAACTTGA